Within Ovis aries strain OAR_USU_Benz2616 breed Rambouillet chromosome 3, ARS-UI_Ramb_v3.0, whole genome shotgun sequence, the genomic segment gtggcatgtggaatcttagctccgcaggcagggatcaaacccgtgggCCCTTCACTGGAAGGAGGATttctacccactggaccaccagggaagtcccagaagccACTTATTCTATACCCAGCAGTCGGTAGCTCTTGGCCCCCCAGCCCTGCgccgcctcccctccccactctccccgCTGGTGAGCACCAGCctgttgtgtgtgtctgtgagtctgtctcttgTCTTAGattcatttgtttgctttatttacaCTGAACACCACGGggaatgttgctgttgttcggttgctaagtcttgcccgactctttgtgaccccatggactgcagcacaccaggcttccctgtcgttcactgtctcctagagcttgctcacactcacgtccatcgagtcagtgatgccatccaaccatctcatccttggtcgtccccttctcctcctgccttcagtctttcccagcatcagggtcttttccagtgagtcagctcttcgtatcaggtggccaaagtattggagcttcagcttcagtccttccaatgaacattcagagttgatttcctttaggattgattggtttgatctccttgcagcccaaggagcccaaagactctcaagaatcttctccaacaccacaattcaaaagcatcagttcttcggtgctgagccttctttatgatccaattttatagccaatattttacaataccTTTAAAAGGAGTATAATCTATATAAATTTGGAATGACTATTTTatactcctgaaactaatataatattgtaaatcaactatactcaattaaaaaagaaaaagacaagaagcCATTGGATGGTCCTGAGCTGGGAGACAGCCATCATTTGGATACTATCAATCATTTGAATTTTTGCCAAACTTGTGGATTAATCAAATATCTTATGGTTGGGAACATTTGCTCAACAGCAAATAATCTGAACCCCTCCTCTCACTAGCCAGTCAGGGGCTGTTACTGTAATGTTTAGCTAGTGGGACGGCGAtggttttgtttctgatttttaattttggtaaaagGCACGAGTAGGGCTTTCCCAGAGATGCAGTGGCAGGGAATCCGCTTATCGATGCAGGAGCCTCGAgggactcgagttcgatccctgcactgggaaggtcccttggaggaggaaatggcaacccactccggtattctcacccggaaaattccatggacagagaagcctggtgggctacagtccatggggtcgaaaagagtcacgGCACCACTAAACACACACAACTCACAAAATGCACATAATATGAGATTTACCAgcttaactatttttaagtgtacatgtTGTGCCCAgagtctgagtccccaaaactgagagaataagacgtccacagcgatgcaaaagcatgaaggggtttattgctagctggggctcaagtctcatccagcgcagtggagtctcCAGAGAGCCcagagctctgaatcacatctactttgtatttatacagacggttctttgttcctgtaacagcatagctgattggttaaaccgtatGCATGCGGGACTTttaacctcgcatccctatccggattggctcaggtctggcgcaGTCGGGGGACTAAGaggattttttctgattggttgagctacactgcctgcgggagttcccagtgcctcagctttcctagagactaagcctcaggcctagcctgccccttagagcctgtcctggcttcagtttggtcctaacataCACTTAAGCACACATTTCGGTGTACACACTGAAGATGTGGTACTGCCACCAGAACGGttctcatcttgcaaaactaaaattTCTGTGCCGATGAAACACTCGCTGCTGGTTCCCCACTCCCTCAGTGTCTGGCAACCACCCTTCTATTTCTGTGTCTAAGGCACCTCATCCACGTGGAATCATTACAGTACTTGACTTTTTGTggttggcttatttcacttcacaTAAGGTCCTCAAAGTACGGCTAAGGTTTCACAAACTGTTTTTGCCCAAGGGGATTCTTCTGCCGGCTGTTTGATTCTAacacccaccctctccttcctgttGGATTTAGATACGTGGTCTTCCTGCGGCTCTTCCTGGAGACGGCGGAGAAGTACTTCATGGTGGGACACAAGGTCACCTACTACGTCTTCACTGACCGGCCGGCGGACGTGCCCCAGATCGCCCTCCGGGCTGGGAGGCAGGTGGTGGTCCTCCACGTCGGGAGCTACAGACGCTGGCAGGACATCTCCATGCATCGGATGGAGATGATCAGCAACTTCTCGCGGCAGCGCTTCCTCCACGAGGTGGACTACCTGGTGTGCCTGGACGTGGACATGAAGTTCAGCGACCACGTGGGCGTGGAGATCCTGGCGCCGCTCTTCGGGACCCTGCACCCCGTGTTCTACGCCGCCGACCGCCAGTCCTTCACCTATGAGCGCCGGCCCCTGTCTCGAGCCTACATCCCGAGAGACGAGGGTGACTTCTACTACGCGGGAGGCTTTTTTGGGGGGTCGGTCCCTGAGGTTTACCGGCTCACCACGGCCTGTCACCAGGCCATGGCGGCTGACCAGGCCCAGGGCATCGAGGCCATCTGGCACGACGAGAGCCACCTGAACCGGTACCTGCTGTCGCACAAGCCCAGCAAGGTGCTGTCCCCCGAGTACCTGTGGGACGAGCAGATGCTGCAGAGGCCACCCTTACTCCGGAAGCTGCGCTACGTGGCCGTGCCCAAGAACCACGGAGAGATTCGGAACCGATGAGAACGTACTTGCCAAGAAAGTCCGTGGGTATCAGACCGCAGCGCATGTCAGTGGTTCTCCCCTCTCGATGAGGGACTGGCCAAAGGCTTGATGGAACCGCTGAGAACGAGCTTTTCAAGAAAGTCCGTGGGAATCGGGCCGCACCTCATGTCAGTCGTTCTACCGTCTCGATAAGGGATTGGCCAAAGGCTTGATGACGCGGGTGAAGCCGTCGGCTTACTTCGTCTTCTGGAGGGAACTCCACTGGGCAGACAAAGCCGGCCCTGCAGTCTTCATTCCCCCCTCATCCCGCCTCCTCTTTCAACGTGACTCGTCCTCCAAGGGCTTGACAAGGTCACCTTCCTGGGACGCTTTCTTTGGTTCTCTCTTCTTCCAGTCGTTGAAGGGAATTTCTCCTTCCTCTGACAAAACAACAGCAGAAAGAACTGTATTTTCATGAAGCGCTA encodes:
- the ABO gene encoding histo-blood group ABO system transferase isoform X8, whose product is MQQASTKATYFWGKSTKSWLCLILLFAVLLGFYSNVFNLIPRRQTEESQSSLEAHHLQGQREGLPLSQGENGVVLQRLLLEKKESNEGDGHLDTCRIPEVPRLLYPKAQLLKPSRVDVLVMTPWFAPIIWDGTFDSAILDAQFRDTTIGLTVFAIKKYVVFLRLFLETAEKYFMVGHKVTYYVFTDRPADVPQIALRAGRQVVVLHVGSYRRWQDISMHRMEMISNFSRQRFLHEVDYLVCLDVDMKFSDHVGVEILAPLFGTLHPVFYAADRQSFTYERRPLSRAYIPRDEGDFYYAGGFFGGSVPEVYRLTTACHQAMAADQAQGIEAIWHDESHLNRYLLSHKPSKVLSPEYLWDEQMLQRPPLLRKLRYVAVPKNHGEIRNR
- the ABO gene encoding histo-blood group ABO system transferase isoform X10, with product MDPRDFWGKSTKSWLCLILLFAVLLGFYSNVFNLIPRRQTEESQSSLEAHHLQGQREGLPLSQGENGVVLQRLLLEKKESNEGDGHLDTCRIPEVPRLLYPKAQLLKPSRVDVLVMTPWFAPIIWDGTFDSAILDAQFRDTTIGLTVFAIKKYVVFLRLFLETAEKYFMVGHKVTYYVFTDRPADVPQIALRAGRQVVVLHVGSYRRWQDISMHRMEMISNFSRQRFLHEVDYLVCLDVDMKFSDHVGVEILAPLFGTLHPVFYAADRQSFTYERRPLSRAYIPRDEGDFYYAGGFFGGSVPEVYRLTTACHQAMAADQAQGIEAIWHDESHLNRYLLSHKPSKVLSPEYLWDEQMLQRPPLLRKLRYVAVPKNHGEIRNR
- the ABO gene encoding histo-blood group ABO system transferase isoform X5, producing MAEPSPALTRCNKRQPRPPGRRMGAARGPVEVGTHDLSDWSSCEGRRDSHRADLVGARLRRWRRGSALLCSQAVGSCCCKCSNVFNLIPRRQTEESQSSLEAHHLQGQREGLPLSQGENGVVLQRLLLEKKESNEGDGHLDTCRIPEVPRLLYPKAQLLKPSRVDVLVMTPWFAPIIWDGTFDSAILDAQFRDTTIGLTVFAIKKYVVFLRLFLETAEKYFMVGHKVTYYVFTDRPADVPQIALRAGRQVVVLHVGSYRRWQDISMHRMEMISNFSRQRFLHEVDYLVCLDVDMKFSDHVGVEILAPLFGTLHPVFYAADRQSFTYERRPLSRAYIPRDEGDFYYAGGFFGGSVPEVYRLTTACHQAMAADQAQGIEAIWHDESHLNRYLLSHKPSKVLSPEYLWDEQMLQRPPLLRKLRYVAVPKNHGEIRNR
- the ABO gene encoding histo-blood group ABO system transferase isoform X3, coding for MQNPGSAGKWTARHLDASGAAHRAIHVPPSQSPAQFLGKEHQVLAVSDPALCRTSGLLQGRRMGAARGPVEVGTHDLSDWSSCEGRRDSHRADLVGARLRRWRRGSALLCSQAVGSCCCKCSNVFNLIPRRQTEESQSSLEAHHLQGQREGLPLSEGDGHLDTCRIPEVPRLLYPKAQLLKPSRVDVLVMTPWFAPIIWDGTFDSAILDAQFRDTTIGLTVFAIKKYVVFLRLFLETAEKYFMVGHKVTYYVFTDRPADVPQIALRAGRQVVVLHVGSYRRWQDISMHRMEMISNFSRQRFLHEVDYLVCLDVDMKFSDHVGVEILAPLFGTLHPVFYAADRQSFTYERRPLSRAYIPRDEGDFYYAGGFFGGSVPEVYRLTTACHQAMAADQAQGIEAIWHDESHLNRYLLSHKPSKVLSPEYLWDEQMLQRPPLLRKLRYVAVPKNHGEIRNR
- the ABO gene encoding histo-blood group ABO system transferase isoform X4 translates to MQNPGSAGKWTARHLDASGAAHRAIHVPPSQSPAQFLGKEHQVLAVSDPALCRTSGLLQGRRMGAARGPVEVGTHDLSDWSSCEGRRDSHRADLVGARLRRWRRGSALLCSQAVGSCCCKCSNVFNLIPRRQTEESQSLEAHHLQGQREGLPLSEGDGHLDTCRIPEVPRLLYPKAQLLKPSRVDVLVMTPWFAPIIWDGTFDSAILDAQFRDTTIGLTVFAIKKYVVFLRLFLETAEKYFMVGHKVTYYVFTDRPADVPQIALRAGRQVVVLHVGSYRRWQDISMHRMEMISNFSRQRFLHEVDYLVCLDVDMKFSDHVGVEILAPLFGTLHPVFYAADRQSFTYERRPLSRAYIPRDEGDFYYAGGFFGGSVPEVYRLTTACHQAMAADQAQGIEAIWHDESHLNRYLLSHKPSKVLSPEYLWDEQMLQRPPLLRKLRYVAVPKNHGEIRNR
- the ABO gene encoding histo-blood group ABO system transferase isoform X6, with protein sequence MGAARGPVEVGTHDLSDWSSCEGRRDSHRADLVGARLRRWRRGSALLCSQAVGSCCCKCSNVFNLIPRRQTEESQSSLEAHHLQGQREGLPLSQGENGVVLQRLLLEKKESNEGDGHLDTCRIPEVPRLLYPKAQLLKPSRVDVLVMTPWFAPIIWDGTFDSAILDAQFRDTTIGLTVFAIKKYVVFLRLFLETAEKYFMVGHKVTYYVFTDRPADVPQIALRAGRQVVVLHVGSYRRWQDISMHRMEMISNFSRQRFLHEVDYLVCLDVDMKFSDHVGVEILAPLFGTLHPVFYAADRQSFTYERRPLSRAYIPRDEGDFYYAGGFFGGSVPEVYRLTTACHQAMAADQAQGIEAIWHDESHLNRYLLSHKPSKVLSPEYLWDEQMLQRPPLLRKLRYVAVPKNHGEIRNR